In Nitrosomonas ureae, the sequence CGGGTTCTTCCGGATCGATGGGTGTGCGTTCGGCCCAGGTGTTTAGCTTGACAATCGATAATTTGATGTGCATCAGCTTTAAATCCGGAATGCCGCAAACATAGACGATTCGTTCATTTTCAACCGCCGGTTTAATGTGGCTCCATACGGCGTGATTGGTTTTTCCGCAGCCAGGCGTTGCCGTCAGTATGATGATCATTTCGGTATCACTCCCAGTTTAGGCAACAGTACGAAAGTCATGCGGAAAGTAATCGCACCCATGATGATCCCTAAGCCCTGGCCAAATCCGGCAAGGTTTAAGGTTTGCAAGGCAAAGTAAGGTATAGCGCTGAAATAGCCTTGCGCTTGCGAGAACAGCGCATCGAGCGCCACATTGATGGCGGTGAAGCTCAAAACGCCAATACCTAGACCCGACAAGGCGCGAACTGCCAGAAAGCCGATGCTCGATGTCAGGAAAGCCCCGAGCGGTATAATCAGTAGATTGAACATTATTTAACCTCCGTGCTACGAACGCCGGAGACGATATACACACCGGCAATCGATGCGAGTAATAAAACGAGTGGATTGATCTTTTCTGCGGTATCGCAGACTGGCGCCGTTGGAATGACCAAATTCATCGGGTAATAGGAAATGTCGATAGGAATATCCGGCGGACAGGTTCCCTCCCCCCAGCTATTGCCGGTTAATGTGGCTTGAACATTGTGTGTTTGCAGTTCTGCCGGTGGCACTTCATCGAACTTGATTTCAAAGTTCTGCTGCGGTTTGTCCGGTTGCGGCTGGCTGCTGTAGCTGGTGTTGGTGGTGGTGTTGATCTGGTTATTGTTGATGTCGTACTTAATTGTCGTTTGTGTTTCCTTGATAATGACGCGCCCCGGATTGTCCGTGGTACCCGCGTCAACGGCTTCTATTTCCGTGGTGGTGTCTTCGCGCCCTGTTACGTTGCCGCTTGAATCCCGGGTGGGTTTTGATTCGAGGCCAAGCCCTTTCTTTTGATCGGGTGTTAGCGTTGGAACGTTGGAAGGGACACTTTCACCTTTGCCGATGAGTTCAGGGACGAAGCGGTCATCGTTGAGTTGCGATGCTTTGGAATCCCAGGATTCCGGCTGAAGCGGTGCGCTTGTTCTGGGTGGATTGGTGCAGGTGTAGATAACACCGGTATATGTCCAGGAGGTTCCACCGTGACCGGTGCATCCGGCTGATGAATCAGGCTGTGCCGGACTACGAAACCAAAAACCGTTAGGTATGGCGTTATTAATGTCGGTGCAAGCTTGCCAGTTAGCCCCGGCTGCCAATCCTATGGCTTCCTGGCATGAGCCATAGCTGCCAGGTGTGCCACCGAAGTCAACATTGCTTAAAACCCATTGTCCTGCATCATTACAAATGTTTGTTAACTCACAAACCAGGGATACAGCAGTCAGTGACATGCCGACGGGTCCAACCCGCTTGGCTAAATTAGCAACGGATGCGCCCACCCTGCCGACATCCACAGCGGCGGTTTTAACAATATCCATTGCTTGAATGCCTTTTGATGTGTTGATTAGTGCTGTTGATGTGGTTGAAATGCCGCCGGGTGGACTTGAGAGCGTTATTTTTGCCGATTCGCCGAATGCTTTGGTATAGGCACCGTCAGCGCCTTTGATCCATCCGGCCAGGTCGATGGCGCCGACCGGTGCGGATTGCGATAATGCCGGAGAACAAAAAAACAAACAGAAGAAAATTGCTGTTAGTAAGCGGTGAAAATTAGCCATAGCGCACCCATGAAAGCGAGTAGATAGAAGAAGTCATAGAGCCAGATTTCCATTATTGAAATGCCTTGATGATTGCCCGGATGGAGAAGCCAGCAATCAGGATCAATGCCAGTTCCCACATGAAGCCGGTTTGGTTGGTGAGAGAGACTTCGCACGGGATGGCTTGCGGCGTGTAATTCCATGCTGTACCTGGAGTGCCGTTTGAAGCGTTATAGGATTGCATGACTACATATCCACCTGAATCAGCAGTACAGGAAAGATAGATGGCGCCTAATTGACCTGATCCTGATGCGTGGCAACTTTGAGCAAATGCGACATGGAAGTCATAGAGCGTGTCATGACAAACCGCTTGGTATTTGTAGCCCATAATTTGAAGTCCGGAGGTGTTGAAGGGGGCGAAACGCCCCCTTGTGAGTCGGATTAGAATGCGCTTCTAATCCAACGCCAGACTTTAATACCGATATGAACCAGTATCACGGCAGCACCCACGGTTGCCACATCGGTGGCGGCTGATGTGATTGCGATGGTAACGCCTTCCGGTACTGCTGCGAGTGCATTACCGGCGAAGGTGAGAGAGGCACTTCCAGCGACGATCAGGCCACCTTTGCCGAGATATTCGCCTTCAATTGCCTTTTGAGAAACTTCTTTGCAAGCGTTTGATAGTTTGCTCAATTTAAGCATGAAAGTGTGACATTCACGCTTGATTCTTTGGGCTACTTTGGAACCGATAGTCATCACGACATCTTTTGTTTTGTTGCAGATGTTTTTTAAAGCTTTCAACATAATGAATTACTCCTAAAAATTAAACGGTGCGGGATTGCACCCCATACGCGCCCTTTTGTTGCGCGTATAGGCTGGAATCACTCACGAATTTTTGAAGGACTTAAATATTTTTCCATGCGCTCAATAGATTGAATTTGTAATTCGTGTTTCTTAGTGAATGAAACCTGAGGAGTACTGCCCTCAATACGAGATCGCTGAGCAGTATCACGAATACCAATAAGTTCTTTATAAAGTTGGCGCATATTTTTTGAGACGTGTTTGAGTTTCATATTATTCCCCTACTGCTTTTAGGTGTGGTTGATCATCTTCAAGGCTGTACCAATCGGGCATTGAAAGCGGTTTCATTTCAACGATGCGCACCTTGACCGGGAAAGCTTCAACGTTGCGCGGCTCTGTGATATCAATGCCGTAATCACGCAAGATTCGCGCATGACGGTAAAAAGTGCCATTGCTTAACAATTGCCGTAAATCCTGCCCGGCCATCCATGCGGCAGCGTGTACCCTGCTTTTGGTTGGTATCGCATCAAGAATGTCCGGCTCATCGCTACGATCAACAGCATTGAATATTTCAGTTTGTTCATGAAAGACTTGAATCAATTTTTCATCAGAGATTTTTTCAATCTCAACCATATCAAGATCGCTTAATAATCTGCGTTTCAGTTCAATTTCCACCCTTACGACTCCTTTTTCTTTGCAAAATAAATAAGCCGGATCATCGGACTCACAGCCATGTTTTAACATTTCAATATGCTTAATGTAAGCTTTGAGCATATGACGAGTATTTGACCACCATACCGACTCATCCCCTGCCCGGCCTTTTTTCATTCTTGAAACTGATCGCGAAGCAAGCCACCGGATAAGAGAACGGGCTTGAGATTCTGAACCCGTCTCAAAGTTGGCGGTAAGATCGAGGCGTGATACTCGCGCAGATGGGGTGTCTGCCTGACCAATTGCATTGCGAACTTGTCCGGAAGTGAAACCTGGCAAGCCGCGATCCAGCAAGATTCGGTTACACTTCCCGAGCGTTTCAAGCCATCCGCAGTTAAACAAGTTGTCTTTACGAGAAAACCGGCCAACGTTTCCACTGAGTGATATATGACGACCATCACTTTTGATACGGAGGCTTGTTTCAAATGATCCCTTAAAATTCGCGGGGCGAACTCTTTCAAAGCGAGCATTGCCGAGGGGGTCATAATCAACGTTGATTCCCCCGGTAAAGATTGGGAACGGTTCTGTTTCTGTATGTAGCTGAGAAATGGTGATCCAATCGATAAAGATTTCATTAGCCATGCTCGAAAATTAGAACTAAAAATTGATCACAGATTTAAATTACTGCCAATTTGGCAGTGAACGGCGTAGTGTTACTAGCCGTTGGAAACTGACTTGACCGGTTGAGGTGTCGTGGTACCGGTAACAATTTGTGAAATCTTGCCGCGATAATTGACCAGTTCCATCGTGAGTTCCAAAGCGCAGGGATATTTGAAAGCTTCAAATTGTTTTATAGATTCGGGTTCAAGTAGCATTTCTCCAACTTCATAGCCGTAGCCTTGAACATTGAATTTAGAGCCTGATACTTGCTCAATAGGAACAATGGCCAACAGTGCGGCCATTTCAAAGGGGTTTCCTGATTCTTTTGCGGTTCCAGACATTCTTTTCACGCCTAGTACTTGGATTTTCATGCTGTATGCTCCACTGATGATTAAAAAGATAATGGTTCAGTGTTTCGCTCTTCCTTGCGTCATCGCTCAACACTGAACCGCTGTTACTGTGAATCTTGTGTTTCGGTTAAAACTGGATAATCACTGTCTGAAAGGATTGCATCGGGGTGGTAGTTGCGCCAGCAATCGCCTAATTCTGGAAATTGGCTGTTGTCGGTACATTCTTTTATGGCTTGAAAGTAACTGTTCATTAATACCCCCGTTTGAAACATTGAATTATCAATCTCAAATATGGTACAGTTGCAAAAACAACTGCAAATTAACAGTTGCGATAACAACTGTCAATAGGACAAAACGACTATGGAAATGAAAAAATATATTGAATTAGGTGAGAAAAAAGCAGGAAAACAAGTCGAGCTTGCAAGAATCCTCGGTGTAAGGGATAGCACAATCAGACTTGTAAAAACTGGACATAGTCGGTTACCTGATGCTTTATGTATTAAGTTAGCTGACTATATTGAAGTTGATCGATTAGAAGTCATTGCAGCAAGCAATTTGATGACAGAAAAAAATGAAGAAAGAAGAAAAATATTTGAAAGTTGCTTCACAAAAGTGGCTAGTTTTACGCTCGCAATTTTCATTTTTAGTGTCATTTCAATAATGACACCTCCCCCCGCTAATGCAAGCCAGCAAAGGCTTTCAGCCGTCCCGTATGCAGAAGTATTTGTATTATGTAAAATAGATTATACATTCCTCAAACAGTGGAACAATAAATGTAAATTATTTTTAAGTAGCAATTTTCCTTTCAAAATCCCTTTCAGCGTTCAATTCTTTTTGAATGTCCTTACACTTGATAAGTGATGTAAACTTTTTAAATCAATATCAAAAGCGATTCTAATTAAGCAGTATTTTTTCTCAAAAATTGCCAAGATAAAGTTTTTCGCAGAAATAAAATGGAATATCTGATAAATAGCCTTGACTGCCAAGAGATCGAAAGAATTACCGGTGAGGATCTAAAAACTATTAAGCAATGGAAAAAAGGATATAGAAAGGTTCCTGTTTCAGCAATTCGTCTATTAAGGCTTTATATAGACGGAGAAGCAAGTGCATTATTGGGAAAGGAATGGGATGGGCATATCTT encodes:
- a CDS encoding helix-turn-helix domain-containing protein — encoded protein: MEMKKYIELGEKKAGKQVELARILGVRDSTIRLVKTGHSRLPDALCIKLADYIEVDRLEVIAASNLMTEKNEERRKIFESCFTKVASFTLAIFIFSVISIMTPPPANASQQRLSAVPYAEVFVLCKIDYTFLKQWNNKCKLFLSSNFPFKIPFSVQFFLNVLTLDK
- a CDS encoding DUF2523 domain-containing protein yields the protein MFNLLIIPLGAFLTSSIGFLAVRALSGLGIGVLSFTAINVALDALFSQAQGYFSAIPYFALQTLNLAGFGQGLGIIMGAITFRMTFVLLPKLGVIPK
- a CDS encoding phage/plasmid replication domain-containing protein, whose amino-acid sequence is MANEIFIDWITISQLHTETEPFPIFTGGINVDYDPLGNARFERVRPANFKGSFETSLRIKSDGRHISLSGNVGRFSRKDNLFNCGWLETLGKCNRILLDRGLPGFTSGQVRNAIGQADTPSARVSRLDLTANFETGSESQARSLIRWLASRSVSRMKKGRAGDESVWWSNTRHMLKAYIKHIEMLKHGCESDDPAYLFCKEKGVVRVEIELKRRLLSDLDMVEIEKISDEKLIQVFHEQTEIFNAVDRSDEPDILDAIPTKSRVHAAAWMAGQDLRQLLSNGTFYRHARILRDYGIDITEPRNVEAFPVKVRIVEMKPLSMPDWYSLEDDQPHLKAVGE
- a CDS encoding virulence factor TspB C-terminal domain-related protein, which produces MANFHRLLTAIFFCLFFCSPALSQSAPVGAIDLAGWIKGADGAYTKAFGESAKITLSSPPGGISTTSTALINTSKGIQAMDIVKTAAVDVGRVGASVANLAKRVGPVGMSLTAVSLVCELTNICNDAGQWVLSNVDFGGTPGSYGSCQEAIGLAAGANWQACTDINNAIPNGFWFRSPAQPDSSAGCTGHGGTSWTYTGVIYTCTNPPRTSAPLQPESWDSKASQLNDDRFVPELIGKGESVPSNVPTLTPDQKKGLGLESKPTRDSSGNVTGREDTTTEIEAVDAGTTDNPGRVIIKETQTTIKYDINNNQINTTTNTSYSSQPQPDKPQQNFEIKFDEVPPAELQTHNVQATLTGNSWGEGTCPPDIPIDISYYPMNLVIPTAPVCDTAEKINPLVLLLASIAGVYIVSGVRSTEVK
- a CDS encoding major capsid protein; this encodes MLKALKNICNKTKDVVMTIGSKVAQRIKRECHTFMLKLSKLSNACKEVSQKAIEGEYLGKGGLIVAGSASLTFAGNALAAVPEGVTIAITSAATDVATVGAAVILVHIGIKVWRWIRSAF